The Desulfomonilaceae bacterium genomic interval GTTGAAGCGAATCTGCCCAAGCCCCCATAGGCGATTTCCAGGTGGCTGACACATCCGGCGCCGATTAACAGATCAAGGGCCTGTCCATGTGAATGGCAAACAACGTGCAGACGCTGCATACGCTGTTTGATTATCTCTCTGGCGATGAACATTGGATTCCGGTTCACCGTGAAACCACCTAAAGCCAGTTGATCTCCATTTTTAACAAACTTCTCTACCGCTTCCTTGGCGGTCATCAGTTTGGATCCCAGGTTATCTTCAAGCATCTTTGTTCAAACCCATCTTTGTTTTTCGGTTCTCTGCGGTTTCAGACACTATAAAATAATTAACGGCTTTGAAAAAGGGACACGGGCATAAACCGCTCCACACCTATTGCATCAAAAGGACCGATGAAAATGACAATAAATCAAGAAACTGTGTTTCAATATTTTGAATCATCGCTAACCTACACCCGGTTACATATATTGAATTTCGGCTAGCTTTCTATAATTAATTGAAATATAAATACATTTTGCGCCCGTTGTAAACGACAGAGGTTTCATTATAGATTGTCGAGGGCTCCTGCAAAACCCCTGCGCCGTAACGTTAACTTGAGCGCTTATTCCATGAAAAAACTAATGCGTTCTTTCTCCGGAAATGTCTAAAACAGCGCATGATTGAGAGGTAACAAAACAATGCCAACTAATTACACAATTCACCCTTTGGCTGTTGGTTTTAATGAAACCGATCAGGGAATATTGACCTACCAGCGCTTTTATGGAAAACGCATAATATTACCCATTTACACTTTTGCCATAATGGGAGGCGCCAAAAAAATACTTGTTGATACAGGTGTTGAGGAATTTATGGCGCCAGATGATTTGGAGGAAAGAACAGGGTTTCCAGTAAGACCATTCGAAGAAGCCCTGGAGACAATTGGCTGGAAACCTGAAGATATTGAAATAGTTATTCATACGCATTTGCACAATGACCATTGCGAAAATGATTCATTGTGTTCCAACGCTGAATTCTATGTCCAGAAAGCTGAACTCGATTTCTGCATGAATCCGCACCCGATTGATCATCGATATTATCCTGATGTTCTGGATGGGGTAAACCTGAAGGTGATCGAAGGCGATACAGAAATCGTAGATGGCATAGGTGTGATCTTTACTCCGGGTCATACACCCGGTGGGCAGTCTGTTGTCATTCAAACATCAGCCGGCAAAGCGATCATAACAGGTTTGTGCTGCAATTCTGAAAACTTTCCCTCAGGCGGGGGTATAATAGCGCCTGGGGTATTGCTGGACGCGATCCAGGCGTATGAAAGTATGAAACGTATAAAAGAAGAAGCTGATATCTTGATACCGGTTCACGAACTGGCGGTTGGAAGAACGCCAAAAATCCCGGCATAGGGCAAAGGAACTTTTTCACCGGGTATATTTGCAAGCCGAAGCGGGCTGTCAATGGTTAACAGATTGGAAATACTTAGGAAGGTGTGGTCGGGGCGACTGGATTTGAACCAGCGACCACCTGAACCCCATTCTCGCTGATTTAGTAATCATTTCAATGATTTCACCCAATTATCGTGCCGACCGTTGCTTGTTTTTTAGTTATGAGACGTGGTTTCCCGTTGTGATGATCCGCAAATCTCACGCAGCGACCTCTGTCTTCGACACCGCTATAATAACGGTTTACAAGATTTTAATAAAGATTTCTATGGGACAAATGTCGTTCCATATCCCAAAATAAATCATTTCCAGACAATTTTGTCATT includes:
- a CDS encoding N-acyl homoserine lactonase family protein, with translation MPTNYTIHPLAVGFNETDQGILTYQRFYGKRIILPIYTFAIMGGAKKILVDTGVEEFMAPDDLEERTGFPVRPFEEALETIGWKPEDIEIVIHTHLHNDHCENDSLCSNAEFYVQKAELDFCMNPHPIDHRYYPDVLDGVNLKVIEGDTEIVDGIGVIFTPGHTPGGQSVVIQTSAGKAIITGLCCNSENFPSGGGIIAPGVLLDAIQAYESMKRIKEEADILIPVHELAVGRTPKIPA